The Clostridioides sp. ES-S-0010-02 genome window below encodes:
- a CDS encoding MFS transporter, protein MSKLKKFHYAWIILVAVSLIRGIAGPALNGSSGLFLSPVSQELGIGIGQLSIYLSISSITMLFWLPIAGNILNKYSAKTIAIIGILLQGIPFVSLGFMNSVWGWYIMSVPLAMGAVLLVNLLGPVLINRWFVANRGLVMGLMMTITSLLGAVFQPLLSGLIANNGWRFTYVSFGAVSIVCIIILAVIFLKDKPGDKNTHPYGYDTNTKNTDKETKNNKNLGVSSKVATKSLAFFMLLVFMISITGFAVFSQHITTYGLSVGYSIVSIGTALSLSMIGSAIGSILIGVFSDKLGIMTTSISVVAVGLLAIILFLFAGDKYAVFMSATFLHGLSMSSIGVVSPILTSTFFGSKEYEKIFSLVSMGSPLASILLVPIYGFIYDKFGSYNIVLVFLIVLLAIGGICLIIGNKNSKKLDLADKK, encoded by the coding sequence ATGTCTAAATTAAAGAAATTTCATTATGCATGGATAATTTTAGTAGCTGTATCGTTGATTAGAGGAATTGCTGGGCCAGCTCTAAATGGATCATCAGGTTTATTTTTATCACCTGTATCACAGGAACTTGGTATTGGAATTGGTCAACTATCAATTTATTTAAGTATTTCTTCAATCACAATGCTATTTTGGTTACCTATAGCAGGTAATATATTAAATAAATATAGTGCTAAAACAATTGCAATCATAGGAATATTATTACAAGGCATACCATTTGTGTCATTAGGATTTATGAATTCAGTGTGGGGATGGTATATAATGTCAGTTCCTCTAGCTATGGGAGCTGTTTTATTAGTAAATCTTCTAGGTCCTGTGCTTATTAATAGATGGTTTGTAGCAAATAGAGGTTTAGTTATGGGATTAATGATGACTATAACAAGTCTGTTAGGAGCTGTATTTCAACCTTTATTAAGCGGTTTAATAGCAAATAATGGATGGAGATTCACATATGTATCATTTGGTGCAGTTTCCATTGTATGTATTATAATATTGGCTGTTATCTTTTTAAAAGATAAACCAGGAGATAAAAATACACATCCATATGGATACGATACTAATACTAAAAATACTGATAAGGAAACAAAGAATAATAAAAATTTAGGTGTATCTTCAAAAGTTGCAACTAAATCATTGGCATTTTTTATGTTATTAGTATTTATGATTTCTATAACAGGATTTGCAGTATTTTCTCAACATATTACAACTTATGGTTTAAGTGTAGGGTATTCCATCGTTAGTATAGGAACAGCTCTTTCTCTGTCAATGATAGGGTCAGCAATTGGTTCAATATTAATAGGTGTTTTTAGTGATAAATTAGGGATAATGACAACATCTATATCTGTAGTGGCTGTTGGATTGCTAGCAATCATATTATTCTTATTTGCAGGAGATAAATATGCAGTATTTATGTCAGCAACATTTTTACATGGATTATCAATGTCATCCATAGGAGTTGTATCTCCAATTTTAACTTCTACATTCTTTGGATCTAAAGAGTATGAAAAAATATTTTCTTTAGTTTCGATGGGTTCTCCATTAGCATCTATATTGTTAGTTCCAATATATGGATTTATATATGATAAGTTTGGAAGCTATAATATAGTATTAGTATTTTTAATCGTATTATTAGCAATAGGTGGAATATGTTTAATAATTGGTAATAAAAACAGTAAAAAATTAGATTTAGCAGACAAAAAATAA
- a CDS encoding DEAD/DEAH box helicase has translation MQESKQLIINSKYSNLLNELKKSLKECKAFYFSVAFINYSGVQLLLDTFKELEEKNVEGKIITTTYLNFTEPKALEKIQEFNNIDMKIFIADREKGFHTKVYIFENEDNYKIIIGSSNITQSALKSNIEWNVKIVSKEEEPFLKDALKEYDNLWKMSSNLNDEVLQRYMLFLNEIKRTELKRKMVFDNFVPIRPNKMQIKAMENLERLRAHGENKALVIAATGTGKTYMSAFDVMEFKPKRLLFIVHREEILKKAKETFDRLLRGINLKTGLFTGNEKNSEADYLFATIQTMNKYYTEFEEDCFDYIIIDEAHHSASKSYLNILNYFKPQFILGMTATPERCDSLSVFELFDNNVALEVRLHEALEEDLVIPFHYFGITDIEGVDLENVNLEDTSELAKRLMIHKRVDFIIEKMNFYGHDGQFRKLLGFCVNIEHARYMAEEFKKRGINSVALCGEDSIDKRQEYIKRLESNKDSLQAIFTVDIFNEGVDIPSINTILMLRPTASPIIFIQQLGRGLRKSGDKEFLTVLDFIGNHKKTFLIAIALNGARYYDKDSIKVAVSTDFASIPGCTHIQIDEISKERILTQIDGENFRSAQYLKDEYNQFKILCGERVPYFLLDFIKFDGSPDPVKFIDKDGTYLSFVGKTEKDDSIKTLLMDENFEKILKELNTSLPLKRINEFIILKYLLNHNSINIKIASNEILKYINKIDPDSVIHAFECLNHQYCDSSIIKSKVKLIEYKGDTLYRSSIFTQIINDKKYRKYIEDAITYGIIRYEKEFKENYYGVPFLKLYEQYKMIDIALLSNYRKIHSAFRGSGLLVNGNEYFLFIDLHKEEGIDERINYKDKFLNQNYFQWQSPNSTRQLTDRGKNLIHNKDRKVNLHLFVRKYKEIDKKAQPYIYIGKGDTVEYSGEKPITMKIKLHQEVPVKIYREFIKKVEIMK, from the coding sequence ATGCAGGAATCAAAACAACTAATTATAAATTCAAAATATAGTAATTTATTAAATGAATTAAAGAAAAGTTTAAAAGAATGTAAAGCATTTTATTTTAGTGTAGCCTTTATAAATTATAGTGGAGTACAGTTGTTGCTAGATACATTTAAAGAATTGGAAGAAAAAAATGTAGAAGGTAAGATAATAACTACTACATATCTAAATTTTACAGAGCCAAAAGCATTAGAAAAAATACAAGAATTTAATAATATAGATATGAAAATATTCATAGCAGATAGAGAAAAAGGTTTTCATACAAAGGTATACATTTTTGAAAATGAAGACAACTATAAAATTATAATAGGTTCTTCAAACATTACTCAAAGTGCATTAAAAAGCAATATAGAATGGAATGTAAAGATAGTTTCAAAAGAAGAGGAGCCATTTTTAAAAGATGCATTGAAAGAGTATGACAACCTTTGGAAAATGAGTTCAAATCTTAATGATGAAGTGTTACAAAGATATATGTTATTTTTAAATGAAATTAAAAGAACAGAATTAAAAAGAAAAATGGTGTTTGATAATTTTGTACCTATCAGACCTAATAAGATGCAAATAAAAGCTATGGAAAATCTAGAAAGGCTAAGGGCTCATGGAGAAAATAAAGCCTTAGTTATTGCAGCTACTGGAACAGGAAAGACATATATGTCCGCATTTGATGTAATGGAATTTAAACCGAAGAGATTATTATTTATAGTTCATAGGGAAGAAATTTTAAAAAAAGCCAAGGAAACATTTGATAGATTGTTAAGAGGAATAAATTTAAAAACAGGTTTATTTACTGGTAATGAAAAAAACTCTGAAGCAGATTATCTATTTGCAACAATACAGACTATGAATAAGTATTACACTGAGTTTGAAGAGGATTGTTTCGATTATATTATAATTGATGAAGCTCATCATAGTGCTAGTAAATCATATCTAAATATTTTGAATTACTTTAAACCTCAGTTTATATTAGGTATGACAGCTACTCCAGAGAGATGTGATAGTTTAAGTGTATTTGAGCTTTTTGATAATAATGTTGCCTTAGAAGTTAGATTGCATGAAGCACTTGAAGAAGATTTAGTAATACCATTTCATTACTTTGGTATAACAGATATTGAAGGTGTAGATTTAGAAAATGTTAATTTAGAGGATACCTCAGAGTTAGCTAAACGTTTAATGATACACAAAAGAGTAGATTTTATTATTGAAAAAATGAATTTTTATGGGCATGATGGACAGTTTAGAAAATTATTAGGATTCTGTGTAAATATAGAACATGCAAGATATATGGCTGAAGAGTTTAAGAAAAGAGGTATAAATAGTGTTGCGCTTTGTGGTGAGGATTCTATTGATAAAAGACAAGAATATATTAAACGATTAGAAAGTAATAAGGATAGTTTGCAGGCTATATTTACTGTTGATATCTTTAATGAAGGTGTTGACATACCTTCTATAAATACAATTTTAATGTTACGACCTACTGCATCTCCTATAATATTCATTCAACAATTAGGGAGAGGGCTTAGAAAAAGTGGAGATAAAGAATTTTTAACAGTACTTGATTTTATAGGAAATCATAAGAAAACTTTTTTAATCGCTATAGCTTTAAATGGTGCAAGATATTATGATAAGGATAGCATAAAGGTAGCTGTAAGTACTGATTTCGCTAGTATACCAGGATGTACTCATATTCAAATTGATGAAATTTCTAAGGAAAGAATTCTAACACAAATTGATGGAGAAAATTTTAGGTCAGCACAATATTTGAAGGATGAATATAATCAATTCAAAATCTTATGTGGAGAAAGAGTACCATATTTTTTATTAGATTTTATAAAGTTTGATGGTTCACCAGACCCAGTTAAGTTTATAGATAAAGATGGGACTTATTTAAGTTTTGTAGGTAAGACAGAAAAGGATGATAGTATAAAAACATTATTAATGGATGAGAATTTTGAAAAAATATTAAAAGAATTAAATACTAGTTTACCTTTAAAAAGAATAAATGAATTTATTATACTTAAATATTTATTAAATCATAATAGTATTAACATAAAGATAGCAAGTAATGAAATATTGAAGTATATTAATAAAATAGACCCTGATAGTGTAATTCATGCTTTTGAATGTTTAAATCATCAATATTGCGATTCATCAATAATAAAAAGTAAGGTTAAACTAATAGAGTATAAAGGTGATACTTTATATAGAAGTAGTATATTTACACAAATAATTAATGATAAAAAATATAGAAAATATATAGAGGATGCTATTACTTATGGGATTATTAGATATGAAAAAGAGTTCAAAGAAAATTACTATGGAGTACCATTCTTAAAATTATATGAACAGTACAAAATGATTGATATAGCATTACTTTCTAATTATAGAAAGATTCATTCTGCATTTAGGGGTAGTGGACTTTTAGTTAATGGGAATGAATATTTCCTATTTATCGATTTGCATAAAGAGGAAGGAATAGACGAAAGGATAAATTATAAGGATAAATTTTTAAATCAAAATTATTTTCAGTGGCAATCTCCAAATTCTACACGACAGTTGACTGATAGAGGTAAGAATTTAATTCATAATAAAGATAGAAAAGTTAACTTGCACTTATTTGTGAGAAAATATAAAGAAATAGATAAGAAAGCACAACCATATATTTATATAGGTAAGGGTGACACTGTAGAATATAGTGGGGAGAAACCTATAACCATGAAGATAAAACTTCATCAAGAAGTTCCTGTTAAAATATATAGGGAATTTATAAAAAAAGTAGAGATAATGAAATAG
- a CDS encoding (deoxy)nucleoside triphosphate pyrophosphohydrolase — protein sequence MKKTIKVVAAIIENENNEILCALRAPNMSLPNHWEFPGGKVKEGESLFDAIEREIQEELSCKVKADIVFAENTHEYEKIIVNLIGIKCSLIKEFPTPNEHSKLIYLQKENLSSLVWAPADIPIVKEIMK from the coding sequence TTGAAAAAAACAATAAAAGTAGTTGCTGCAATTATAGAAAATGAGAATAATGAAATTCTATGCGCTCTTAGAGCTCCAAATATGTCTCTACCAAATCATTGGGAATTTCCAGGTGGAAAAGTTAAAGAAGGAGAATCTTTATTTGATGCAATAGAAAGAGAAATACAAGAAGAATTAAGTTGTAAAGTAAAAGCAGATATTGTATTTGCTGAAAACACTCATGAATATGAAAAAATTATAGTAAACTTAATTGGTATAAAATGTTCATTAATAAAAGAGTTTCCTACACCTAATGAACACTCTAAGTTAATTTACCTTCAAAAGGAAAACTTAAGCTCTTTAGTATGGGCACCTGCAGATATCCCTATTGTAAAAGAGATAATGAAATAG
- a CDS encoding iron ABC transporter permease: MFCLVIILITLILVSLALGKYPVEPHQVFGILVSKICNIDKFWTDSMETIFLNVRLPRIVLACLVGGALAAAGASYQYIFLNPMASPDILGASSGAAFGAALALFLYKSGREVTVSAFIFSLITVILVYFISERTKGSKVLGLILSGIMVSSLFSSGTSFIKLVADPNDQLPAITYWLMGSLSGAKISDIKFAIIPMLIGIVPLILISWQINILTVGEDEARTMGINTKRIRFITIICATLLTSASVAVSGMIGWVGLVIPHLSRRLVGNNFVYLLPTSAMFGASFLLLVDNVSRNLWTSEIPIGILTSFIGVPFFIYLITKRGD; this comes from the coding sequence ATGTTTTGTTTAGTTATAATATTGATTACATTGATATTAGTATCATTAGCACTTGGAAAATATCCAGTAGAACCACATCAAGTATTTGGAATTTTAGTTTCGAAAATATGTAATATAGATAAGTTTTGGACAGATAGCATGGAAACTATATTTTTAAATGTTAGATTACCAAGAATAGTACTTGCATGTTTAGTAGGTGGGGCATTGGCAGCTGCAGGAGCATCATATCAATATATTTTTTTAAATCCTATGGCATCACCAGATATACTAGGGGCATCATCAGGAGCAGCATTTGGAGCTGCTTTAGCATTATTTCTTTATAAAAGTGGTAGAGAGGTTACAGTTAGTGCATTCATCTTTAGTTTAATTACTGTAATTTTAGTCTATTTTATAAGTGAAAGAACAAAGGGAAGTAAAGTGTTAGGCTTAATTTTATCTGGTATTATGGTAAGTTCATTATTTTCTTCAGGTACATCTTTTATAAAACTTGTAGCAGACCCTAATGACCAGTTACCTGCAATTACATATTGGTTAATGGGAAGTTTATCAGGAGCTAAAATATCTGACATAAAATTTGCAATTATTCCTATGTTAATAGGTATAGTACCTCTAATACTTATTAGCTGGCAAATAAACATATTGACTGTAGGAGAAGATGAGGCAAGAACGATGGGGATAAATACAAAGCGTATAAGATTTATTACTATTATATGTGCTACACTTTTAACTTCTGCAAGTGTTGCTGTAAGTGGAATGATAGGTTGGGTTGGTCTTGTAATACCACATTTATCTAGAAGATTAGTTGGAAATAATTTTGTTTATTTATTGCCAACATCAGCTATGTTTGGAGCATCGTTTTTGTTGTTAGTTGATAATGTATCTAGAAATTTATGGACTAGTGAGATACCTATAGGTATATTAACATCGTTTATTGGTGTACCATTTTTCATATATCTGATTACGAAAAGAGGGGATTAA
- a CDS encoding ABC transporter ATP-binding protein, translating to MILEVKDLSYFYKNQNVLNQISFNVEGSQLLCILGPNGAGKSTMFKCILQLLKGYKGEILLDGKNLKDYKIKNLARKIAYIPQSHNPVFSYSVVEMVLMGTTSQISPMSKPTKKQMEIVEESLDKIGISYLKDRNFINLSGGERQLVLIARALAQNAKILIMDEPTSDLDYGNQIRVLNTVKELTRDGYIIIQSTHNPDQAFLYADKVLALYNHEILAFGVPKYIINSGLIKKLYNIDVELNSLYDDKIRVCIPKSVTI from the coding sequence ATGATTTTAGAAGTTAAAGATCTCAGTTATTTTTATAAAAATCAAAATGTACTTAATCAAATATCCTTTAATGTTGAAGGTAGTCAGTTACTATGTATATTAGGACCTAATGGTGCAGGGAAAAGTACTATGTTTAAGTGTATACTTCAGTTATTAAAAGGATATAAAGGTGAAATATTATTGGATGGAAAAAACTTGAAGGATTACAAAATTAAGAATCTAGCAAGAAAAATAGCTTATATCCCTCAGTCTCATAATCCTGTATTTAGTTATTCTGTTGTTGAAATGGTATTGATGGGAACAACATCACAAATTTCACCTATGTCTAAACCTACTAAAAAACAAATGGAAATAGTTGAAGAATCTTTAGACAAAATAGGAATTTCTTATTTAAAAGATAGGAATTTTATAAATTTAAGTGGAGGAGAAAGACAATTAGTACTTATTGCAAGAGCTTTAGCTCAAAATGCAAAGATACTTATTATGGACGAGCCAACCTCTGATTTAGATTATGGTAATCAAATTAGAGTATTAAATACAGTAAAAGAATTAACAAGGGATGGATATATAATAATTCAGTCAACACATAATCCAGACCAAGCATTTTTGTATGCAGACAAGGTTTTAGCTTTATACAATCATGAAATATTAGCTTTTGGTGTGCCTAAGTACATAATTAATTCTGGTCTAATTAAAAAATTATATAACATAGATGTAGAATTAAACAGCTTATATGATGATAAAATTAGAGTCTGCATACCAAAAAGTGTAACTATATAA
- a CDS encoding ABC transporter substrate-binding protein — MKKKLLSLLLVLTLVITSLVGCTSSNGDAKEKKEDKNASKTIMFTDSVGRKVEIPANIEKIAPSGSLAQIVLFSVAPDKLVGLSGDWTEDSKDYVDKKYTSLPVFGQFYGKGDLNMEALAAAEPQVIIDIGEKKGSMKEDLDSIQEQTGIPTIFIEATTANMSECYTKLGEILNVEDNAKVLADYCKTTYDTTVETMKKIGDKNKVNLAYCVGDTGTNIIAEGSFHSEIINILANNVAKLNDPSSKGNGNEVSLEQLYLWNPDVIVFAPQSIYSKVGSQAEWQKISAISSGKYYEAPSTPYNWMGFPPSVNRYMGMIWLSEILYPEHFNYDLKEKTKEFYKLFYHVDLSDEQYSKLTKNAIK, encoded by the coding sequence ATGAAAAAGAAATTATTATCATTGTTATTGGTACTAACTTTAGTAATAACATCTTTAGTTGGATGTACATCGTCAAATGGTGATGCTAAAGAAAAAAAAGAGGATAAAAATGCATCTAAAACAATAATGTTTACTGATTCAGTAGGTAGAAAAGTTGAGATTCCAGCAAATATTGAAAAAATAGCACCTTCAGGAAGTTTAGCACAAATCGTACTATTTTCAGTAGCACCAGATAAGCTAGTTGGACTATCAGGAGATTGGACAGAGGATTCAAAAGACTATGTGGATAAAAAGTATACTAGTCTTCCTGTTTTTGGTCAATTTTATGGTAAGGGAGATTTAAATATGGAAGCCCTTGCAGCAGCAGAACCACAAGTAATTATCGATATAGGTGAGAAGAAAGGTAGCATGAAAGAAGATTTAGATTCTATACAAGAACAAACAGGTATACCAACTATATTTATAGAAGCTACAACTGCTAATATGTCAGAATGTTACACTAAGCTAGGAGAAATCTTAAATGTAGAAGATAATGCAAAAGTATTAGCTGATTACTGTAAAACTACTTATGATACAACTGTAGAAACGATGAAGAAAATAGGTGATAAGAATAAAGTAAACCTTGCTTATTGCGTAGGAGACACAGGAACAAATATAATCGCAGAAGGGTCTTTCCACTCTGAGATTATTAATATACTTGCAAATAATGTTGCAAAGCTCAATGACCCATCAAGTAAAGGCAATGGAAATGAAGTATCGTTAGAACAATTATATTTATGGAATCCAGATGTAATAGTGTTTGCACCACAGAGTATATATAGTAAAGTAGGAAGTCAAGCTGAATGGCAAAAAATAAGTGCTATATCTAGTGGTAAATACTATGAAGCACCAAGTACGCCATATAATTGGATGGGATTCCCTCCATCTGTAAATAGATATATGGGTATGATTTGGCTATCTGAAATACTTTATCCAGAGCATTTTAATTATGATTTAAAAGAAAAAACAAAAGAATTTTATAAGTTATTTTATCATGTTGATTTAAGTGATGAACAATATAGCAAATTAACTAAAAACGCTATTAAATAA
- a CDS encoding ATP-binding cassette domain-containing protein, translating into MKYDNYENLLNMSIKEIKENYSMAFDFFLNYNLSNVDDSITFNNLIESLDEEFYITFGIEKEELYIKLVEFLKEFGQDEKSLNIESITINGGYNKLKEKEAISLKIKAGEIISIVGPTGSGKSRLLEDIECLAQRDTPTNRQILINESIPSDETRFVMDGKLVAQLSQNMNFVMDLTVEEFLQMHSKSRFCKNQDDIVKKCFYCANKLAGEKFELTTKITQLSGGQSRALMISDTAYMSSSPIVLIDEIENAGIDRKEALRLLSKKEKIILISTHDPILALNANKRIVIKNGGISKVISTTDEEIESIKYIESLDNILLDIRHKVRKGEVLNRKEIESIVQEEVNDFVGTL; encoded by the coding sequence ATGAAATATGATAATTATGAAAATTTACTAAACATGTCTATAAAAGAGATAAAAGAAAACTACTCTATGGCCTTTGATTTTTTCTTAAATTACAATCTAAGTAATGTAGATGATTCAATTACTTTTAATAATCTAATAGAATCTTTAGATGAGGAATTTTATATAACTTTTGGGATAGAAAAAGAAGAATTATACATTAAATTGGTGGAGTTTTTAAAAGAATTTGGCCAAGATGAAAAGAGTTTAAATATAGAAAGCATTACTATTAATGGTGGGTACAATAAGCTAAAAGAAAAAGAAGCTATCTCATTGAAAATAAAGGCTGGAGAAATTATAAGTATTGTTGGACCTACAGGTTCAGGAAAAAGTAGACTGTTAGAGGATATTGAATGTTTAGCCCAGAGAGACACTCCTACTAACAGACAAATATTAATAAATGAAAGTATTCCAAGTGATGAAACTCGTTTTGTTATGGATGGAAAGCTAGTAGCTCAACTTTCACAAAATATGAATTTTGTAATGGATTTAACAGTAGAAGAATTTTTACAAATGCACTCTAAAAGTCGTTTTTGTAAAAATCAAGATGACATAGTAAAAAAATGCTTTTATTGTGCTAATAAACTAGCTGGAGAAAAATTTGAATTAACCACAAAGATAACCCAATTATCAGGAGGTCAATCAAGAGCTCTTATGATATCGGATACTGCATATATGAGTTCTTCACCAATAGTTTTAATTGATGAAATTGAAAATGCAGGTATAGATAGAAAGGAAGCTCTAAGACTATTATCTAAAAAGGAAAAAATAATTTTGATTTCAACACATGACCCTATATTAGCTTTAAACGCTAATAAAAGAATAGTTATTAAAAATGGTGGAATTTCAAAGGTAATATCTACAACAGATGAAGAAATAGAAAGTATTAAATACATAGAAAGCTTAGATAATATTTTACTAGATATTAGGCACAAGGTTAGAAAAGGTGAAGTCTTAAATAGAAAAGAAATAGAGAGTATTGTACAGGAGGAGGTAAATGACTTTGTGGGAACTTTATGA
- a CDS encoding methyltransferase domain-containing protein, with protein MRMNWNDTTIKSFVDASEYTGFHKILAKEVIPYIKDSQTFCDVGCGLGLIDMYLSKELKDITCIDINQNAINYLEKSIKDNNISNIRCMVKDFKDINTKFDTILISFFSYENIEFFTGHCDRLIAIVNDKSKTHIPVSKKRMDVVERHSSKNLKVLLDEKKLRYELIPLSLEFGQTFTCEDDIVRYAKSYDEGGEYETIYNHIMKNIVKGDKVAYYLPYEKNISVFIIDFNR; from the coding sequence ATGAGAATGAATTGGAATGATACTACAATAAAATCTTTTGTTGATGCAAGTGAATATACTGGTTTTCACAAGATATTAGCTAAAGAAGTAATTCCGTACATCAAAGATAGCCAAACTTTTTGTGATGTAGGTTGTGGATTAGGTTTAATAGATATGTATTTAAGCAAAGAACTGAAAGATATAACTTGTATTGATATAAACCAAAATGCTATAAATTATTTAGAAAAATCAATAAAAGACAATAATATAAGCAATATTAGGTGTATGGTAAAAGATTTTAAAGATATAAATACAAAATTTGATACTATACTAATTTCTTTTTTTTCATATGAGAATATAGAATTTTTTACTGGGCATTGTGATAGATTAATTGCAATTGTTAATGATAAGTCCAAAACTCATATTCCAGTATCTAAGAAAAGAATGGATGTGGTGGAAAGACATAGTTCAAAAAATTTAAAAGTATTATTAGATGAAAAGAAACTTAGATATGAATTAATACCATTAAGTCTTGAATTTGGACAGACATTTACTTGTGAAGATGACATAGTTAGGTATGCTAAGTCTTATGATGAAGGCGGAGAGTATGAAACTATATACAATCATATTATGAAAAATATAGTTAAGGGAGATAAAGTAGCTTATTACCTTCCATATGAAAAAAATATATCTGTTTTTATAATAGACTTTAATAGATAG